One region of Thunnus albacares chromosome 20, fThuAlb1.1, whole genome shotgun sequence genomic DNA includes:
- the foxi1 gene encoding forkhead box protein I1, whose amino-acid sequence MNAFGHQPSNQQTSPIQHHSAQELLDMAVYCDNYGVYQQNLHHHHPQRPPTHPSSYGLGEYTSPSTNPYLWLNGPSINSSPYLPGNNGTSYIQSGYGSNQRQFLPPPTGFGGADLGWLSISSQQELFKMVRPPYSYSALIAMAIQNAQDKKLTLSQIYQYVADNFPFYKKSKAGWQNSIRHNLSLNDCFKKVARDEDDPGKGNYWTLDPNCEKMFDNGNFRRKRKRRADINGADSTALPVKSEDGAHKLSDTASLLSSSPPSLHGSPASTEPKSSPSPSAEHSPCFSSFVSSVNSLLAGTDGSRGAERDFGSGHLGGLSQTREGMSGLGSYSPTLISPLNSDTNRMNYYTSVQSLSNHFSVNNLIYSREGTEV is encoded by the exons ATGAACGCTTTTGGACACCAACCATCTAACCAGCAGACCAGTCCTATTCAGCACCACAGCGCTCAGGAGCTCCTGGACATGGCCGTGTACTGCGACAACTACGGTGTTTACCAGCAGAacctccaccaccatcaccctCAGAGGCCGCCGACGCACCCTTCAAGCTACGGCCTAGGCGAGTACACCTCCCCGTCCACGAACCCCTACCTATGGCTGAACGGACCCAGCATCAATTCCTCTCCATATCTCCCGGGGAATAACGGCACGTCCTACATACAGTCTGGATACGGGTCAAACCAGAGGCAGTTCTTACCACCTCCCACAGGGTTTGGTGGAGCAGACCTGGGATGGTTGTCCATATCCAGCCAGCAGGAGCTCTTCAAGATGGTCAGGCCACCTTACTCCTACTCAGCACTGATAGCGATGGCCATACAGAACGCCCAAGACAAAAAGTTGACGCTCAGTCAGATCTATCAGTATGTTGCTGACAACTTCCCTTTCTACAAGAAGAGCAAAGCTGGATGGCAGAATTCAATCCGCCACAATTTGTCACTGAACGACTGCTTCAAAAAAGTGGCACGGGACGAGGATGACCCCG GTAAGGGGAACTACTGGACGCTGGACCCCAACTGTGAGAAGATGTTCGACAACGGCAACTTCAGGCggaagagaaaaaggagagctGACATAAACGGAGCTGACAGTACCGCTCTCCCCGTCAAGTCAGAGGACGGTGCGCACAAGCTCTCAGACACCGCCAGCCTGCTGAGCTCCTCCCCGCCTAGCCTGCACGGATCCCCGGCCTCCACGGAGCCAAAGTCGTCGCCGTCTCCTTCCGCGGAGCACAGCCCGTGTTTCAGCAGCTTCGTGTCCAGCGTGAACTCGCTGCTGGCGGGCACTGACGGCTCCAGGGGCGCGGAGCGGGACTTCGGCTCCGGGCATCTCGGGGGATTGTCACAGACCAGAGAGGGCATGTCTGGACTGGGCTCCTACTCGCCCACTTTAATCTCTCCTCTGAACTCTGACACCAACAGAATGAACTATTACACATCTGTACAGAGCCTCTCCAACCATTTTAGTGTTAATAACCTCATATACAGCCGGGAAGGAACAGAGGTGTAG
- the LOC122971586 gene encoding clarin-3, whose product MPSTKKTLFFMSSALVSAISVGLLGFSMSTQWVTMTMECARSESGFFNGTAEIRLDLFDGNLDRAFCPSFGADDDFQVFPQLIETGTVPLVLHALVVCLLCLCLLFSAGSILISLYNSVSNPYETYMGPIGIYTSSSISTCLSVLVLIIYVLNVNVTSMAEDLVGKFTEDTPVDLRNKTTEMSVGYYLVIPYTVLSLLALVLIYMYDHAAYTQRKEQQRPTEDAPKEIMMY is encoded by the exons ATGCCTTCCACTAAGAAgactttatttttcatgtcCAGTGCACTGGTTTCGGCCATATCAGTTGGGCTACTGGGGTTTAGCATGTCAACACAATGGGTTACAATGACCATGGAGTGCGCAAGAAGTGAAAGCGGCTTCTTCAATGGAACTGCTGAGATCAGGTTGGATCTTTTTGATGGAAATTTGGACAGAGCCTTTTGTCCTTCATTTGGAGCTGATGATGATTTCCAAG tgTTTCCTCAGCTGATAGAAACAGGAACTGTCCCTCTAGTCCTACATGCTTTGGTTGTGTGCCTGCTGTGCCTGTGTCTGCTGTTTTCTGCCGGCAGCATCCTTATCTCCCTCTACAACAGTGTCAGTAACCCTTATGAAACCTACATGGGGCCTATTGGCATCTACACCTCCAGCTCAATCAGCA catgtttgtctgttctggtCCTCATCATATATGTGCTGAACGTCAACGTGACCAGCATGGCAGAGGATTTGGTGGGGAAGTTCACCGAGGACACTCCAGTGGACCTGAGGAACAAGACTACAGAGATGAGCGTCGGATACTACCTGGTCATCCCTTACACAGTGCTCTCTCTACTCGCCCTCGTCTTAATCTACATGTATGACCATGCAGCCTACACACAGAGGAAAGAACAGCAGAGGCCTACTGAAGATGCACCCAAGGAGATAATGATGTATTAG